A region of the Thermodesulfobacteriota bacterium genome:
CGTGAGAAAGTCATCAATAGAGGTCTTGGCAAAACGGCACTTTTCGTAGGTCTCTAAAAATGAATATGCTGGCTAAATGTTTTTAAGTACAGGCACTACAGACAGGATGCCTGTACTGTCTTAGCCGGCGCTGATTTTTTTCCATAGCTGTTCAAGCTGACAGGCCTTCAAAAAATACGGCGTATATAAATCAGGAATCCTTAAATGTCAAAGAAAAACGTATTCTTCCCTCTGTTTTTAAAACGCTGTGGCAGCCACCTTGCAGCTTGACAGGAGCGTTTCGTTTTCCTATGCTGCCGGGAAAAATATCGTTGTAGGCTTGCCACACACCCGGTATTAAACTCAATATCGATTAGCCTGAAAACTGGCCAAATATTATATTCTAAACGGGAAATGATGAAGTGAAAAACTACAAAATTGTTTTTGAAGGTAAAATTGCCGAAGGCCATGGTATGGAAGATGTAAAAAAAAACCTGGCCGCTTTATATCAAGTGGATGTGGGTGAAATCCAGCGTCTCTTTACCGGACGCCCGATCGTGTTAAAAGAGAATCTCGATTATCAAACCGCCATCAACGACAAGGAGACCTTTGAAAAAACGGGTGCGGTTTGCTCGATTATTTCCGGTAAAACAGACGCTGCACCTTCCGCAGCACCCGATGGAGAAGCAAAGCGCAGCACGACCGGCAATAAGCCAGGGCAGCCTCAATCACTGCTTCAGCCCCCGCCTTTAAGAACAAACCGGCGGCGATATACCATTTTTCACCCCCTGTTCATGTCGTTTTATTCAAAGGGTTTTTACCGGGATGTGGCGCAAAACTGGAAAAATTATGCGTTTCTTTATCTGCTATTTCTGCTGGCTTTGTGTTCGGTGGTGAAAACAGTTAAAATTCATTATGATTTGGCTGATTTTATAACCACACATGCCCCGGCATTTATCAGCCAAATCCCTGCGGTAACCTTTTCAAATGGCAAGGCATCCACAGACCAGGACAAAACCTATGTGATCAAAGATCCTAAAAGTGGCCAAGACCTCATTATTGTTGATACCACCGGTCAGGTCAATTCTCTGAATGACACAAACGCAGTCATGCTTCTCACCGAAACAAAGCTTATCGTTAAAAAAAGTGACAGAGAAACCCAGGTGTTTGCCCTGTCAGACATTGAAGATTTCAGGCTTGATCAGGATGTGGTCTACGGCTGGCTTGGAATTGTGCAAAAATGGCTGGCTGTGGTATTTTTTCCTTTT
Encoded here:
- a CDS encoding DUF1189 family protein; the protein is MKNYKIVFEGKIAEGHGMEDVKKNLAALYQVDVGEIQRLFTGRPIVLKENLDYQTAINDKETFEKTGAVCSIISGKTDAAPSAAPDGEAKRSTTGNKPGQPQSLLQPPPLRTNRRRYTIFHPLFMSFYSKGFYRDVAQNWKNYAFLYLLFLLALCSVVKTVKIHYDLADFITTHAPAFISQIPAVTFSNGKASTDQDKTYVIKDPKSGQDLIIVDTTGQVNSLNDTNAVMLLTETKLIVKKSDRETQVFALSDIEDFRLDQDVVYGWLGIVQKWLAVVFFPFLVLGSFLYRLVQVLIYGIIGMLFASILKTDIEFQSLISISIMAITPVVMIDVFMGPPGISAVLWKLVCFLIAMGYLFWGIKANSAPRDQSNIFLEQ